GTCAGCTGATTTTGTGCAGGTACGCGGGAAGGGGCTGCTCCGGCAACACCGAAAGCACCTTCAACCGCTGCAGCATCCTCTGGCTTGCCCGCTGCAGATGCTCACGCAGGTTCAACGCCGCCGCATCGAACGCGCCATGCAACAGCAGCTCCAGAATCAACCGATGTTCAGCCAGCATCGCCGGATCGGCGCCGATGCCCAGCAATCGATGGAAGATCCGGCTGATGATCATCGGGCTCTGGCCCTGGCGGATCAGCGCGGCGATCTTGCGGTTCTGCAGGCCGGCGAGGCAGCGCTGGTGCAAGTCCTCTTCGATCTGTTCGATGGCTTCCAGGCTGCAGTGCGGGTTCTCCTGAGCGTCCATGACCCGCTGCAGCATGGCTTGGAGGGCGTGCCGGTCGAGGTCCGGCGCGCTCTGGCGCAGGGCCTCGGGTTCCAGGCAGGCGCGCAGTTCGTAGTCTTCGATGACTTCCCGCGCGGTCAACGGCCCGGCCAGCCATTGGGAGTAGGGCTCTTTCTCCACCAGGCCACGGTCGCGCAGGCGCATCAAGGCCTCGCGCACCACGGCGCGGCTGACGCCGTAGAGGTCGGCGGCGGCTTGTTCGTCCAGGCGGTAATGGCCGAAGGCGATGCAGGTGGACAGTGCCGCGCCGATTTCCTCGACGATGCGCTCGCCCAATGGCCGGGTGTCCACCAGATCGCCCTCGCCATTAAGACCCAGATGTGCAGGACTCAGGGGCAGGCGCAACGGTTCGACGGCCAAGCCTTCAGGATTGATCAGGTAGCCGCGGCCGTTGAAGCGGCAGATCAGGCCCTCCTCGTGCAGCAGGTCCAGCGCCTTGCGCACCGGCACGCGGCTGGTGCCGAACAGCTCGGCCAGCGGTGCTTCCAGCAGCACAAGCCCATGGCGCGCGGTGCCGTTGACGATCGCGTCACGCATCACCGTGTGAATCATCGCGTAACGGGAGGCCGAGGCGGACACTGTTTTCATCTGCATCTCTGGGTCAAGAATTCTGAGGCGTGGCGAAGCCCGGGATTCTCTCATAGATGGGCCTGTCACTCTGCGCCACGTCGGTGGCACTTTTCTGGGGCCTTTCGCGCCAGCCTGTTACCTTTTTGCACCAAAATGTATTTATTAATAAAAGATACATTATTTCCCTAGAGGCTTGGCTCAGCACCTGCCTCTAATTATTTTGCGTCGTTTGAAGGCTTCTATCCCGTGGTTATGGGTAAGGCGCGCAGTCAACGAGGCAGGGTCCGACAAGAGACTGGCACGAAAGCTGCCTGCTTAAAACGTACATTTTATAAATATATACGTTTTAAGGTGATCTCGATGTCAGACGCCACCTCCATGGCCGAAGCGTTCGCCAGTGGTCGCAGCGACCCGGTGCAAGTCCTTGAACAGGCGCTCGTGCACGCGAGCACGGCGCCCAGCGTGTTTATCTCCTTGACCACCGAGCGTGCGTGGCGGGAAGCCGAAGCGTCCGCGGCACGCTGGCGTGCCGGCCAACCGTTGAGTGCGTTCGACGGCGTGCCCCTGGCCTGGAAGGACCTGTTCGACGTGGCCGGCAGCATCACCACCGCAGGCGCTGGCTATCGCCGCCAGGCGCCGGCCGCCTTGCTCGATGCGCCCAGCGTGGGGCTGTTGTGCTGCGCCGGGATGGTCAGTATCGGCAAGACCAACCTCAGTGAACTGGCGTATTCCGGCCTGGGCCTGAACCCGCACTTCGGCACGCCCCACAACCCGAACAGCCGCGATCAGCCAAGGATTCCCGGCGGTTCCTCATCAGGTTCGGGCGTGGCGGTGGCGGCCGGTATCGTGCCGATTGCCATGGGCACCGACACCGCAGGCTCGATCCGCATTCCCGCCGCGCTCAATGGCGTGGTGGGCTACCGCAGCAGCTGCCGCCGCTACAGCCGCGACGGCGTATTCCCCTTGGCCCGCAGCCTCGACAGTCTCGGCCCGCTAACCCGCAGCGTGCGCGATGCACTGGTCATCGACGACCTGCTCCATGGCCGCGTGCGAACCCATATCGCCCGCAGCCTGAAGGGCCAGCGTTTCGTGCTTGAGCAAGGCGTGTTGCAAGACGTCGAGCCAGCCGTGCGCGACAACCTGCTGCGCGCGGCGGACCAGCTCAGGGCCTGCGGTGCGCTGGTGGACGAGCGGCCCTGTGCCACGTTCCAGGGCACCCTCGATTTGATCCGTCAGCACGGCTGGCTCGGCGCTTTCGAAGCGTTCGCCCTGCACCAGGCCTTGCTCGACAGCCGTGACGCCGAGCAACTCGACCCGCGTGTGCGCCGACGTCTCGAAGCCGCCCGGGCCTTGCCGGCCAGCCAGTTGATCCACCTGACCGATGCGCGCCGGCGCCTGCAGCACCAACTGAGCGACGACCTTGACGGCGCTCTGCTGATCACCCCGACGGTCGCCCACGTCGCCCCGGCGCTGGCACCGCTGGAAGCCGACGACGAACTGTTCGTCAGCACCAACCTTGCGACCCTGCGCCTGACCATGCCCGGCAGCCTGCTCGACATGCCGGGGGTCAGCCTGCCCAGCGGCCGCGATGCCCTCGGCCTGCCCACCGGTCTGCTGCTCAGCGCCCCCTGTGGCGAGGACGCGCGCCTGCTCAGGGCCGCGCTGTCGGTCGAAACCGCCCTCAACCCTTGAAGGAGACACACCATGGCTAAAGACATTCTCTGTGCATTCGGCGTCGACGTGGACGCCGTCGCCGGCTGGCTCGGTTCCTACGGCGGTGAAGACTCGCCAGACGACATCTCCCGCGGCCTGTTCGCCGGTGAAGTCGGCGCGCCGCGCCTGCTCAAACTGTTCGAGCGCTACGGCCTGCGCACCACCTGGTTCATCCCCGGCCATTCGATGGAAACCTTCCCCGAACAGATGAAGGCAGTGGCCGACGCCGGCCACGAAATCGGCGTGCACGGCTACAGCCACGAAAACCCCATCGCGATGACCGCCGAGCAGGAGGAAATCGTCCTGGATAAATCCATCGAACTGATTACCCAGGTCACCGGCAAACGCCCCACCGGCTACGTCGCGCCATGGTGGGAGTTCAGCAAGGTGACCAACGAGCTGCTGCTGAAAAAAGGCATCAAGTATGACCACAGCCTGATGCACAACGACTTCCACCCCTACTACGTGCGCAAGGGCGACAGCTGGACCAAGATCGACTACAGCCAGCACCCCGACACCTGGATGAAACCTCTGGTGCGCGGCGAGGAAACCGACCTGGTGGAAATCCCGGCCAACTGGTATCTCGACGACCTGCCACCGATGATGTTCATCAAGAAAGCCCCCAACAGCCATGGCTTCGTCAACCCGCGTCACCTGGAAGAGATGTGGCGCGACCAGTTCGACTGGGTCTACCGCGAACACGAGCACGCGGTATTCACCATGACCATCCACCCCGACGTGTCCGGCCGTCCGCAGGTGCTGCTGATGCTTGAGCGCCTGATCGAAC
This region of Pseudomonas sp. MUP55 genomic DNA includes:
- a CDS encoding GntR family transcriptional regulator: MKTVSASASRYAMIHTVMRDAIVNGTARHGLVLLEAPLAELFGTSRVPVRKALDLLHEEGLICRFNGRGYLINPEGLAVEPLRLPLSPAHLGLNGEGDLVDTRPLGERIVEEIGAALSTCIAFGHYRLDEQAAADLYGVSRAVVREALMRLRDRGLVEKEPYSQWLAGPLTAREVIEDYELRACLEPEALRQSAPDLDRHALQAMLQRVMDAQENPHCSLEAIEQIEEDLHQRCLAGLQNRKIAALIRQGQSPMIISRIFHRLLGIGADPAMLAEHRLILELLLHGAFDAAALNLREHLQRASQRMLQRLKVLSVLPEQPLPAYLHKIS
- a CDS encoding polysaccharide deacetylase family protein, which codes for MAKDILCAFGVDVDAVAGWLGSYGGEDSPDDISRGLFAGEVGAPRLLKLFERYGLRTTWFIPGHSMETFPEQMKAVADAGHEIGVHGYSHENPIAMTAEQEEIVLDKSIELITQVTGKRPTGYVAPWWEFSKVTNELLLKKGIKYDHSLMHNDFHPYYVRKGDSWTKIDYSQHPDTWMKPLVRGEETDLVEIPANWYLDDLPPMMFIKKAPNSHGFVNPRHLEEMWRDQFDWVYREHEHAVFTMTIHPDVSGRPQVLLMLERLIEHIQSHAGVRFVTFDEIADDFIRRQPRT
- a CDS encoding amidase, whose amino-acid sequence is MSDATSMAEAFASGRSDPVQVLEQALVHASTAPSVFISLTTERAWREAEASAARWRAGQPLSAFDGVPLAWKDLFDVAGSITTAGAGYRRQAPAALLDAPSVGLLCCAGMVSIGKTNLSELAYSGLGLNPHFGTPHNPNSRDQPRIPGGSSSGSGVAVAAGIVPIAMGTDTAGSIRIPAALNGVVGYRSSCRRYSRDGVFPLARSLDSLGPLTRSVRDALVIDDLLHGRVRTHIARSLKGQRFVLEQGVLQDVEPAVRDNLLRAADQLRACGALVDERPCATFQGTLDLIRQHGWLGAFEAFALHQALLDSRDAEQLDPRVRRRLEAARALPASQLIHLTDARRRLQHQLSDDLDGALLITPTVAHVAPALAPLEADDELFVSTNLATLRLTMPGSLLDMPGVSLPSGRDALGLPTGLLLSAPCGEDARLLRAALSVETALNP